The DNA window TGAAAGCACGAGTAAGACCACTAAGATCAAGAATAAAAGCCTGATCCCTTTGTAGTGAACCTTTACAGAGAATCGAATAAATCCGATCCATTCTGGGAATCTGGATATTAACTCGAATAAAAAGATAGAGATGAATAACAAAAGTCCGTAAGGATACTTAGTAAAAAATAGAAGTATCAAAACTACAGAAACCAAGGCGGCCACTTTGGAACCAGCAGGTAAACTTTCTCCAGGTTTTAGATCCTTTACAGAATCATAAAGTTTGTATAGTCCCCAATATACCCAAAGAAGAATAAACATCCCTTGGGTTTCTAACATAGAAGAAAGACTGTAAGCAGGTGTTTCAGAAGTATGAAGACTTAGTGCTAATACAAAAATAGAAACTAAACTTCCGAAAAGAAAAGATCCTGAAATTCTGGAAACTATATAGATGATAGAAGGAAAACAAAGAGCATAGAATGCTAAGCCTAGAAAGGAATCTTTCCAAGTAATTGGCCATTCCCCAGGGCTTGCTAAAAGTAAAAGTGAGAATATTGGACGAAGAGGTGGCCAAGTTGCTGCTTCCAAGAAAGGAAGTGTTGCTCTCCAAATTTTGCCATCTCTATAATCTTGGAATTGATCATAAACCGCATTTAGGCGAATATTTTCATCCCAGGTCAAAAGATCCGTAATCGGACAGATCTCTAGGAAGGCCTGCCAATTCTTGGAGATCATAACTCCAGTGGCGAATAATGCCAGGGCGCCAAATAAAATTCCTAAAACTCTATCCCAAGTGCGGTTCATTTTTTACTTTTTGGTTTTGAAGAGTAGATCTTTTCGATCACATACAGAGGGCGATTCTTGGATTGATCATGTACTCTGCTTAGGTATTCGCCTATCATACCTAACGCAATGAGTTGTATTCCACCTAATACCAATGCTACGATCATGACTGAGGTCCAGCCTTGGATTGTATTATCAGTAAAAAGTTTTAAATACAGAATATAGATAGTATACAGCGCTCCGAAAAACGCTGAAGTAAATCCTAAATAAGAAGAAAATTTAAGAGGGGCAGAGGAAAAGGACGTAATTCCATCCAAAGCAAACTTAAGCATCTTACTGACTGAAAATTTGGTCTCTCCGTCAAAACGTTCGTCTCTATCGTATTCCAAACCTGTTTGTCTGAAACCGATCCAAGCGATCAATCCTCGGATATAACGATGTTGTTCTTTCATGGAGACTAGAACATTAGTCACCCTTCTGCTCATGATCCTGAAATCTCCCGTATCGATTGGGATCTCAAATCTGGTCAGCTTTTTTAGTATTCTATAGAATACGTGAGCAGTAATCAGTTTGAAAAAAGATTCACCTTCTCTTTTCTTTCTTCTTGCATAGACAACATCAAAACCTTCTGACATTTTTGCATAAAGGTCTGCGACAAATTCTGGAGGGTCTTGAAGATCTCCATCCATTACAGCAACTGTTTCGCCTCTTGCAGTATCGATCCCTGCAGTGATCGCCAATTGGTGTCCGTAATTTCTGGATAAGTTCAGAAGAAAAAAACCTGGCTCGGATTCGCAGAATTTTTTTAATACATCGAAGGTTCCATCTCTTGAGCCATCGTTTACAAAAAGAATTTCTGTATCTTCTTTTCCGAAGCGATGTTTTTCTTTCAAGATAGTGAGAAGGCCCCGAAGTCTTTTCACAAGTTCGGGGATGGTTTTTTCCTCGTTATAAACGGGAATGACTAGGGATAAAAGAGGAGGCTTTGCGGGCATTGCTGACCTTGGTACGATGTTTGTATTCGGTCAAAATGTCGACAATATTTCCTGTAATTTCTGTCAGAGTCAAAACCTAGATTCTCTTTGATTTTTGGGAGCTTTCAAGGGATTCGACAGGGCAATTCTGCAAAAAAGGGCTTTACAAGGAGGCCGGAATGCAGATCTTATATAAGCACAAAAATCCAAGAAAGGGTTATGAAAATCAAAGTCACCACTAAAAACGACGTTCACATCATCAAGATCGAAGGCCCGATCAAAGCGGGCAATGAATTCGAACTTGGTCAAAAAATCGAGGAGTATATCTCGAAAGGTGACGTTCCGAAGTTTATCATCGACCTGAAAAAAGTTCCTTTCATCAACTCAGCCGGTTTGGGGATGTTCCTTAACATCTACAAACATATCGACGGTTTGAAAGGTCGCATGGTATTCACCAATTTGAATAACGATATCGAAAATCTAATGGAGATTACAAAGTTAGCCAGCATTTTCGAGATCTACAAAACGCTGGAAGAGGCTATCGAATCCTTCGAGTACTAGCCTAAACGTTTCGGTTGGCTTCCGAGTTATTACAGTATTTGAAAAAGAAAAAGCTCCGCCTTGGGATCATTGCGGGGATTTTTCTCTTCTATCATCTCCTTTTCAACTCAATCACAGGACAAATCTTAGTCGATAGAATTGCCTCTTCCGTTTTCGCGGGAAAGTTCGAGGCGAATGTCAGAAGTTTTTCTCCATTCTATGGAATCAGATTCACTGACGTAAAATTATATCCTACAACCGACTGGGGTCAGAAACCTGTAATGACCGCTAAAGAGCTGGGGGTTTCCTATAATCTTCCTCTTATCATCTTTGGAAGATTGAAAATTTCCAAAATTTCCATACACGGATTAGAGTTGGACCTCCAACAAAGGGGGAACATTTGGAATATATCATCTGCTTTTCCTCCTAGCAAAAAAGAAGAAGTTCCTACCGAAAAAACAGAACCTCTTACTGAGATCCGTACATATATTCCAGTCAGTGCATTCTTAGAATTGGACCTGAAAGATATCAATGTAAGAGTAAATTCAGAAAATGGATCCAAGTCTTATTCAGCAGGGCTTGAGGGATTAGAACTTGGATTTCTTTTAGATACGAATCGTTTTACTCGGATCCCATTCGATCTGAAAGTTTTAGATCTGATCGAAGAATTCCAAGTGAAGTTGAATCCGGAGAATCAGATAAAACTTAGATTCCAAGATTCTTCAGGGGGACTCGACCATCCATTTAGATGTACATTGGTTTGGGAAAGGGTAGAAGGTTCCAAGTCCGGTTTCCATTCCAGGCTCGACCTCGGTTCCGAAAAAATACCTATACGGATTGCAAACAGAGTCAGTGCACCTTTTGGTTTTTCACTAAAATATGATATAGATGTTTCTCCAGAAAAGAAGGAACTCCTACTTAAAAATTTAGAATGGAAAGTTGGAGAGGATACCTGGTTAGAAGGAAGTGGAAAAATTTCTGACTTCGCAGCAGATTCCGGAAATGTAAATCTCGCCATCCAAAAATCCAGGATAAGACTCGCACCTTTATCAGATTTTTTGCATAGCCTTGGA is part of the Leptospira saintgironsiae genome and encodes:
- a CDS encoding STAS domain-containing protein yields the protein MKIKVTTKNDVHIIKIEGPIKAGNEFELGQKIEEYISKGDVPKFIIDLKKVPFINSAGLGMFLNIYKHIDGLKGRMVFTNLNNDIENLMEITKLASIFEIYKTLEEAIESFEY
- a CDS encoding glycosyltransferase family 2 protein; translated protein: MPAKPPLLSLVIPVYNEEKTIPELVKRLRGLLTILKEKHRFGKEDTEILFVNDGSRDGTFDVLKKFCESEPGFFLLNLSRNYGHQLAITAGIDTARGETVAVMDGDLQDPPEFVADLYAKMSEGFDVVYARRKKREGESFFKLITAHVFYRILKKLTRFEIPIDTGDFRIMSRRVTNVLVSMKEQHRYIRGLIAWIGFRQTGLEYDRDERFDGETKFSVSKMLKFALDGITSFSSAPLKFSSYLGFTSAFFGALYTIYILYLKLFTDNTIQGWTSVMIVALVLGGIQLIALGMIGEYLSRVHDQSKNRPLYVIEKIYSSKPKSKK